From a region of the Luteibaculum oceani genome:
- a CDS encoding M13 family metallopeptidase, whose translation MKKNVIVAAVAAAVLSACGGAGEKSEKLSSVDWNGMDTTVSPKEDFYRFANGNWMKNNPVPESESRWGSFNEVKDRNNDIIKEILNEASKNDTAEKGSATQLVGDYYYCIMDKEKRAVDGIAPIQSQLDKIDGLTKENLETFLADFHKTVGSTPFGFSIFEDLKDNEVYAVYLGQHGLGLPDKEYYFKQDEKSVETRAKYVEHVDKMFALANVNSKDAGKKILAIETELAGDMMNRVEQRDISKLYNKMAYADIKKQWNNFNWDKYFSAIGVTDFDSVIVMQPKYMAKFNKAIKNMPLSDWKLYFKWELINAMASTLTPEMEQQNFAFYSQYMRGAKEMKEDWKRAIDAMTSSVGDVMGKAFVEKAFSPEAKEKINALVDNLQAALGERLEQLEWMSDSTKLQAKEKMASFTRKLGYPDEWKDMSSLNISRESYAANKMAVNQWQFKDMLDKYGKPVDKTEWGMPAHMVNAYYNPIQNEIVFPAGIMQPPFFDPNAEDAVNYARIGAVIGHEMIHGFDDQGARFDATGLFKNWWTKEDLEKFKAQTGILVEQYNQYTPIEGNDEVKVNGELTLGENIADFGGLTIAYYAFQKSLEGKKEEEINGFTPEQRFFIAFGQIWKGNARDEYLRTQVQTDPHSPTEFRVNGTLSNMPEFFAAFNVEEGDPMRQPAEKIATIW comes from the coding sequence ATGAAAAAGAATGTAATAGTAGCTGCTGTAGCTGCTGCCGTTTTATCGGCATGCGGTGGTGCAGGTGAAAAATCTGAAAAACTTAGTTCTGTAGATTGGAACGGAATGGATACCACCGTTTCTCCGAAAGAAGATTTCTACCGCTTTGCCAATGGTAACTGGATGAAAAACAACCCAGTACCAGAAAGTGAGTCGCGTTGGGGAAGTTTTAACGAAGTAAAAGATCGCAATAACGATATCATTAAAGAAATTCTTAATGAGGCTTCTAAAAACGACACTGCAGAGAAAGGTTCGGCTACTCAGTTAGTAGGAGATTACTACTACTGCATCATGGATAAGGAAAAAAGAGCCGTAGATGGAATTGCTCCTATCCAGTCTCAATTAGATAAAATTGATGGGTTGACTAAAGAAAACCTTGAAACTTTCTTAGCCGATTTCCACAAAACTGTAGGTTCTACACCTTTTGGATTTTCAATATTCGAAGATTTAAAGGATAACGAGGTTTACGCAGTTTACCTTGGTCAACACGGTTTGGGTTTACCAGACAAGGAATATTACTTTAAGCAGGATGAAAAATCTGTTGAAACCAGAGCTAAGTACGTTGAGCATGTTGACAAAATGTTTGCCCTTGCAAACGTAAACAGCAAAGATGCTGGAAAGAAAATCCTTGCGATTGAAACAGAGCTGGCTGGAGATATGATGAACCGCGTTGAGCAGCGTGATATTTCCAAGCTATACAATAAAATGGCATATGCGGATATCAAAAAACAGTGGAACAACTTCAATTGGGATAAATATTTCTCAGCTATTGGCGTAACCGATTTTGATAGCGTAATCGTAATGCAGCCAAAATATATGGCTAAGTTCAATAAAGCCATTAAAAACATGCCGCTTAGCGATTGGAAACTCTACTTTAAGTGGGAGCTTATCAATGCTATGGCCTCTACGCTAACTCCAGAGATGGAGCAGCAAAACTTTGCATTCTACAGCCAATACATGCGTGGTGCTAAGGAAATGAAAGAAGATTGGAAACGAGCTATTGACGCTATGACTTCATCTGTGGGTGATGTAATGGGTAAAGCATTTGTAGAAAAAGCATTTTCTCCTGAGGCAAAAGAAAAAATCAATGCACTTGTTGACAACCTACAAGCTGCCCTTGGCGAGCGCCTAGAGCAATTAGAGTGGATGTCGGATAGCACCAAATTGCAGGCCAAAGAGAAAATGGCTTCGTTTACACGTAAACTAGGATATCCTGATGAGTGGAAAGACATGAGCAGCTTAAATATTAGCCGCGAATCATATGCTGCAAACAAAATGGCGGTAAACCAGTGGCAGTTTAAAGACATGCTAGACAAGTACGGTAAGCCAGTAGACAAAACCGAATGGGGTATGCCTGCGCACATGGTAAATGCCTACTACAATCCTATCCAAAACGAAATCGTTTTCCCTGCGGGAATTATGCAGCCTCCATTCTTCGATCCTAATGCAGAAGATGCTGTGAACTACGCTAGAATTGGTGCGGTTATTGGACACGAAATGATTCATGGTTTCGACGATCAAGGTGCTAGATTTGATGCTACTGGCTTATTTAAAAACTGGTGGACAAAAGAAGACCTTGAAAAGTTTAAAGCACAGACTGGAATATTAGTTGAACAATACAACCAATACACTCCTATTGAAGGAAACGACGAGGTTAAAGTAAACGGAGAACTAACTCTTGGAGAAAACATAGCCGACTTTGGTGGCTTAACCATCGCTTATTATGCGTTCCAAAAATCTTTAGAGGGCAAAAAGGAAGAAGAAATCAATGGATTTACTCCAGAGCAAAGGTTCTTTATTGCATTCGGTCAAATCTGGAAAGGAAACGCAAGAGATGAATATCTCAGAACCCAGGTACAAACAGACCCACACTCTCCAACTGAGTTTAGAGTAAATGGTACCCTTTCTAACATGCCAGAGTTCTTTGCGGCATTTAATGTAGAGGAAGGTGATCCTATGCGTCAACCTGCAGAAAAAATTGCTACAATTTGGTAA
- a CDS encoding phosphotransferase codes for MNLSTFLKQFVIEKFGDQALATLERRKTLWADYGCLYALQGQGKKLVLKHYQWPEEDSIQDEAQRFAVARKRSSFRNELIWYRDMPMAQQAGIPLAYGFEENNREIIIVLDDLESMGFVCNPQPLRSHHVKACLEFLVDFHIRNLNVNEAHKGGYWHLETRPFEFDKMEGGFFKDNAQTWDQTIKNAQFKTIIHGDAKPANYALNNDNNVIAYDFQYWGQGIGTQDLVCYLYSICENQKDWTSYTNLYFDLLQQQMEFFEVEGGKEIVKEWKAMVEVCKNDYQRFLLGWNPDHYKVSRY; via the coding sequence ATGAATCTAAGCACCTTTCTAAAGCAATTTGTAATCGAAAAATTTGGTGATCAAGCCCTCGCCACTCTTGAAAGAAGAAAAACGCTTTGGGCAGATTATGGTTGTTTGTACGCTCTACAAGGACAGGGCAAAAAGTTGGTGCTTAAGCACTATCAATGGCCCGAGGAAGATTCCATTCAAGATGAGGCACAGCGCTTTGCTGTAGCTCGTAAACGATCCTCTTTTAGAAACGAGTTGATATGGTATAGAGATATGCCAATGGCACAACAAGCTGGTATACCACTTGCCTATGGTTTTGAGGAAAACAATAGAGAAATCATTATAGTCCTAGACGATTTGGAAAGTATGGGTTTTGTGTGTAACCCACAACCTTTACGTTCCCATCATGTTAAGGCTTGTCTCGAGTTTTTGGTGGACTTCCATATTCGCAATTTAAATGTAAACGAAGCGCATAAGGGGGGGTATTGGCATTTAGAAACCCGTCCGTTTGAGTTTGATAAAATGGAGGGTGGATTTTTTAAGGATAATGCCCAGACCTGGGATCAGACAATTAAAAATGCTCAATTTAAAACCATAATTCATGGCGATGCCAAACCTGCCAACTACGCTTTGAATAATGATAACAACGTTATTGCCTACGATTTTCAATATTGGGGACAGGGTATTGGTACCCAGGATTTGGTGTGTTACCTCTACAGTATTTGCGAAAACCAGAAGGACTGGACAAGCTATACCAACCTATATTTCGATTTGCTCCAGCAACAGATGGAGTTTTTCGAGGTTGAAGGGGGCAAGGAAATAGTAAAGGAGTGGAAAGCCATGGTTGAAGTATGTAAAAACGACTATCAACGCTTTCTTTTAGGCTGGAATCCAGACCACTACAAGGTATCTAGGTATTAG
- a CDS encoding ribonucleoside-diphosphate reductase subunit alpha, whose amino-acid sequence MYVLKRDGRKEAVKFDKITARIKKLCYGLDPAVEPTKIAMKVIEGVYEGVSTEELDNLAAEVAATNTVTHPDYAQLASRIAVSNLHKNTDKSFSRVMKALYTYKDPKTGEKAALLADDVYELIQKNAELLDSSIIYDRDFNYDYFGFKTLERSYLLKLNGKIAERPQQMLMRVSIGIHKDDIEAAIATYNSMSQGWFTHATPTLFNAGTPKPQMSSCFLLTTKEDSISGIYDTLKQCAKISQSAGGIGLSIHDVRAKGSYIKGTNGTSNGIVPMLKVFNDTARYVDQGGGKRKGSFAIYLEPWHADVFDFLDLKKNHGKEEMRARDLFYALWVPDLFMKRVEENGMWTLMCPNECPGLSETYGEEFEKLYTKYEAEGKGRKQIKAQDLWYKIVESQIETGTPYMLYKDACNGKSNQKNLGVIKSSNLCTEIVEYTAPDEVAVCNLASIALPKFVKEGKFDHDQLFKVAYQVTKNLNKIIDHNYYPVAEARNSNMRHRPIGIGVQGLADAFIMMRFPFDSAEAKQLNKDIFETIYYAACTASKDMAIVEGPYETYEGSPISQGQFQFDMWGVEPSNRWEWDVLREEIKKHGVRNSLLLAPMPTASTAQILGNNECFEPYTSNIYTRRVLSGEFVVVNKHLLRDLVKLGIWNDDLKNKLIASNGSVQNIPEIPENLKELYRTAWEISQKSILEMAADRGAFICQSQSTNVFMESPTFGKLTSMHFYGWKKGLKTGMYYLRSQAATQAIQFTVDKSKATQPKVSQEQNEAAIACSLDDPDNCEMCGA is encoded by the coding sequence ATGTACGTATTAAAAAGAGACGGACGCAAAGAGGCGGTAAAATTTGATAAAATTACCGCACGAATTAAGAAGCTTTGCTATGGCTTAGACCCCGCAGTTGAGCCTACCAAAATTGCCATGAAGGTAATTGAAGGTGTATACGAAGGTGTAAGCACCGAAGAGTTAGATAACCTTGCGGCAGAAGTGGCGGCTACCAACACGGTTACCCATCCAGATTACGCTCAGCTTGCTTCGCGTATAGCCGTTTCTAACCTACATAAAAACACCGATAAATCTTTTTCTCGTGTAATGAAGGCCTTGTACACCTACAAGGATCCTAAAACTGGTGAGAAAGCAGCATTATTGGCGGATGATGTGTATGAACTCATCCAAAAAAACGCTGAACTTCTAGATAGCAGCATTATTTACGATAGAGATTTTAACTACGATTATTTCGGGTTTAAAACACTTGAAAGGTCCTACCTGTTAAAGCTTAATGGAAAAATAGCAGAGCGTCCTCAGCAAATGTTGATGCGCGTTTCTATCGGAATTCATAAAGACGATATTGAAGCGGCTATTGCTACCTATAATAGCATGTCGCAAGGTTGGTTTACCCATGCAACCCCTACTCTTTTTAACGCTGGTACTCCTAAACCTCAAATGTCTTCTTGTTTCCTTCTAACTACCAAAGAAGACAGTATATCAGGAATTTATGATACACTAAAGCAGTGTGCTAAAATTTCTCAGTCGGCAGGTGGAATTGGATTGAGCATTCACGATGTCCGTGCAAAAGGAAGCTACATTAAAGGAACCAATGGTACTTCAAATGGCATCGTTCCTATGCTAAAAGTATTTAATGATACTGCTAGATACGTGGATCAAGGTGGTGGAAAAAGAAAAGGATCTTTTGCGATCTACCTAGAGCCATGGCATGCCGATGTGTTCGATTTCCTTGATCTTAAAAAGAATCACGGTAAGGAAGAAATGCGTGCTAGAGATTTATTCTACGCCCTTTGGGTGCCAGATTTATTTATGAAGCGCGTTGAGGAAAACGGAATGTGGACCCTAATGTGTCCAAATGAATGTCCTGGACTTTCTGAAACTTACGGAGAGGAATTCGAGAAGCTATATACCAAATACGAAGCAGAAGGTAAAGGTCGTAAGCAAATTAAAGCACAAGACCTGTGGTATAAGATAGTGGAGTCTCAAATTGAGACAGGAACCCCTTACATGCTTTACAAAGATGCTTGTAACGGCAAATCGAACCAAAAGAACCTAGGGGTTATTAAATCTTCTAACCTTTGTACGGAGATTGTAGAGTATACAGCTCCAGACGAAGTTGCAGTTTGTAACCTAGCATCCATTGCACTTCCTAAGTTTGTTAAGGAAGGTAAATTCGACCACGATCAGCTGTTTAAAGTTGCTTATCAAGTAACTAAGAACCTTAACAAAATTATTGATCACAATTACTACCCAGTTGCAGAGGCAAGAAATAGTAACATGCGTCACCGTCCAATCGGAATAGGTGTGCAAGGATTGGCGGATGCGTTCATTATGATGCGTTTCCCATTCGATTCTGCTGAAGCTAAGCAATTGAATAAAGATATTTTCGAAACCATTTACTACGCGGCTTGTACTGCTTCTAAAGACATGGCGATAGTAGAAGGACCATACGAAACCTACGAAGGTTCTCCAATTTCTCAAGGTCAATTCCAATTTGATATGTGGGGTGTTGAGCCTTCAAATAGATGGGAATGGGATGTTTTGAGGGAGGAAATTAAAAAGCACGGTGTAAGAAACTCACTGCTTTTAGCTCCAATGCCAACTGCTTCTACAGCTCAAATTCTTGGAAATAACGAGTGTTTTGAGCCATACACGTCTAACATCTACACCAGAAGAGTACTTTCTGGAGAGTTTGTGGTAGTTAATAAGCACCTATTAAGAGACTTAGTTAAGCTTGGTATTTGGAATGATGATCTTAAAAACAAACTGATTGCATCTAATGGATCAGTTCAGAATATTCCAGAGATTCCAGAGAACCTAAAAGAACTGTATAGAACGGCTTGGGAGATTTCTCAGAAGTCTATTCTTGAAATGGCGGCAGATAGAGGGGCATTTATTTGCCAATCTCAATCTACCAACGTGTTTATGGAGAGCCCAACATTCGGGAAATTAACTTCTATGCACTTCTATGGTTGGAAGAAAGGATTAAAAACAGGGATGTACTACCTGAGATCTCAGGCGGCTACACAGGCAATTCAGTTTACGGTTGATAAGTCAAAAGCTACTCAACCAAAAGTGTCCCAAGAGCAAAATGAGGCCGCTATTGCTTGTTCACTCGATGATCCAGACAACTGTGAAATGTGTGGAGCATAA
- a CDS encoding ribonucleoside-diphosphate reductase small subunit: protein MSTVNEPILEENKNRFVLFPIQHDDIWAFYKKAEASFWTAEEIDLEPDLIDWENKLNDDERHFIKHVLAFFAASDGIVNENLAENFVAEVQYTEAKFFYGFQIAMENIHSETYSLLIDTYIKDEKEKNTLFNAIETLDCVKKKAEWALRWIDNGSFAERLVAFAAVEGIFFSGSFCSIFWLKKRGLMPGLAFSNELISRDEGLHCDFACLLYNSHVKNKLPKEQIQKIITDAVEIEKEFVTDALPVKLIGMNSDLMTQYIEFVADRLLVELGNDKIYNVENPFDFMEMISLQGKTNFFEKRVGDYQKAGVMSGGGKAISFDEDF from the coding sequence ATGAGTACGGTAAACGAGCCAATTTTAGAAGAGAATAAAAATCGCTTTGTTCTTTTTCCAATTCAGCACGATGATATTTGGGCTTTTTATAAAAAAGCAGAAGCAAGTTTCTGGACGGCAGAAGAAATTGATTTAGAACCAGATCTTATTGATTGGGAAAATAAGCTAAACGACGATGAGCGTCACTTTATTAAGCACGTTCTTGCATTCTTCGCAGCGAGTGATGGAATTGTAAACGAAAACTTAGCGGAGAATTTTGTAGCTGAGGTGCAGTATACCGAAGCGAAGTTTTTCTACGGTTTCCAAATTGCAATGGAGAACATCCACTCCGAAACGTATTCGCTACTGATTGATACTTATATCAAAGACGAAAAAGAGAAAAACACCCTATTCAATGCTATCGAGACCTTAGACTGCGTAAAGAAAAAGGCAGAGTGGGCATTGCGTTGGATTGATAATGGATCTTTTGCAGAGCGCTTGGTTGCATTTGCAGCGGTAGAAGGTATTTTCTTTTCTGGATCTTTCTGTTCTATTTTCTGGCTTAAGAAAAGAGGATTGATGCCAGGTTTAGCTTTCTCTAATGAGCTGATCTCAAGAGACGAAGGGCTACACTGTGATTTCGCTTGTTTATTGTACAACAGTCACGTAAAAAACAAATTGCCTAAAGAGCAAATCCAAAAGATCATCACCGATGCAGTAGAAATAGAGAAGGAGTTTGTTACCGATGCCCTTCCTGTTAAGCTGATTGGAATGAATAGCGATTTAATGACCCAATATATAGAGTTTGTTGCTGACCGGTTACTGGTGGAACTGGGCAATGACAAAATTTACAATGTGGAGAATCCATTTGACTTCATGGAAATGATTTCTCTGCAGGGTAAAACCAATTTCTTCGAGAAAAGAGTTGGAGACTACCAAAAAGCCGGTGTAATGTCGGGTGGAGGTAAGGCCATTTCTTTCGACGAAGACTTTTAG
- a CDS encoding DUF3109 family protein produces MIQLGDKLISEEIFDEQFICDLKACKGACCVEGDAGAPVELEEIDKLEENLESVLPYLPEAGQKALKQKGAFEVDVDGEYVTPLVNGKECAYTVFEKNGTAKCGIEMAWKDGKSNFRKPISCHLYPIRVAKIGDNFALNYHRWHICEAACSLGQKEQVPVYKFLKEPLETKFGKAFVDELNDVAAAYENFKSEQQK; encoded by the coding sequence ATGATTCAGCTGGGGGATAAGTTAATTTCGGAAGAGATTTTTGATGAACAATTTATTTGCGATTTAAAAGCATGTAAAGGTGCCTGTTGCGTTGAAGGTGATGCTGGTGCTCCAGTTGAGCTTGAAGAAATTGACAAGCTGGAAGAAAATTTGGAGTCGGTTTTACCTTATTTACCAGAGGCTGGACAGAAGGCATTAAAACAAAAAGGTGCTTTTGAAGTGGACGTGGATGGAGAATACGTAACCCCACTTGTAAATGGTAAAGAGTGTGCCTACACGGTCTTCGAAAAAAATGGCACAGCAAAATGCGGAATTGAAATGGCTTGGAAGGATGGAAAAAGCAATTTTCGCAAACCAATTTCTTGTCATCTATACCCCATAAGAGTAGCGAAAATTGGAGATAATTTTGCCCTTAATTATCACCGTTGGCATATATGTGAAGCGGCCTGCAGTCTTGGTCAAAAAGAACAGGTGCCAGTCTATAAATTTTTAAAAGAACCACTTGAGACCAAGTTTGGGAAGGCATTTGTTGATGAACTCAACGATGTAGCTGCGGCTTATGAAAATTTCAAATCTGAGCAACAAAAATGA